One part of the Paraglaciecola sp. L3A3 genome encodes these proteins:
- the tatA gene encoding twin-arginine translocase TatA/TatE family subunit — translation MFGISPMQLLIILAIVVLLFGTKKLRGIGGDLGGALKGFKKAMSEEDKDADFKKTDEKVEDKSSEAAENKIKETKSEQKESN, via the coding sequence ATGTTTGGCATTAGTCCTATGCAGCTTTTAATTATATTAGCGATTGTGGTGTTGTTGTTTGGCACTAAAAAATTACGTGGCATTGGTGGGGACTTAGGTGGCGCTTTGAAAGGTTTCAAAAAAGCCATGAGTGAAGAAGATAAAGATGCTGATTTTAAAAAAACTGATGAAAAAGTTGAAGATAAGTCATCTGAAGCTGCTGAAAATAAAATTAAAGAAACTAAGAGCGAACAGAAAGAGTCTAATTAA
- a CDS encoding bifunctional diguanylate cyclase/phosphodiesterase, whose translation MNTINRTLQVISIQHELSMNIGLGLQLDKMLDHFMQRAQRRLSLYSINVIYDLDKSANHSSAYLSFPNKKNVQKNWLLTKAQTLFEQHPTNFTEIKTDSYYYYFFIIPEFGVLVLERKHQAIDLMILHALQPLLTKLSISCQACIEHQNLKTEIEARKQAEQQLIQQSLLDPLTGLANRKMFIIKLTETITNTLNNGKFGAVFFIDLDRFKVINDSLGHNIGDQVLKFVGQRFLKFADDNNTIARMGGDEFVLLANNLSNDKDIAKAKATAIAEKLSTQIAKPIYIGENTLSVSISTGISLIPLENPQVQSIEQQVNLIIRNADIAMYSIKHANRNGFNFFNKNLQSLSEQHTQVEKHLKLAIERHELEVNYQPLVDKTGQIFGAEALLRWNNKILGQVSPVQFIPVAEESGLIIEIGKWVLVEACKLHNQLHAENPDTKFKYISVNVSPRQFNQASFVQDVINILEKFNIQGQHIRIEITEGVAMDNIELAIHKIRALREFGIECMLDDFGSGYSSLSYLNKLPLKTIKIDRSFVSNIDSSEYHQVIIHAVQEICRYSQLECIAEGVETQTEFDYLATQGFNAYQGYYFHKPMPVKAFLHSLLL comes from the coding sequence ATGAATACGATAAACCGTACTTTACAGGTCATTTCCATTCAGCATGAATTATCTATGAATATTGGCTTAGGCTTACAGTTAGATAAAATGCTCGACCATTTTATGCAAAGAGCTCAACGAAGATTAAGTCTTTATTCAATTAATGTCATTTACGACCTAGACAAGTCAGCAAATCACAGTTCAGCATATCTATCGTTTCCAAATAAAAAAAATGTGCAAAAAAATTGGTTGTTAACAAAGGCTCAGACGCTCTTTGAACAACATCCAACAAACTTTACTGAAATAAAAACAGATTCATACTATTACTATTTTTTTATTATTCCTGAGTTTGGGGTGTTGGTATTAGAGCGTAAACACCAAGCTATAGATCTGATGATTTTGCATGCCTTACAGCCCCTACTCACTAAATTGTCGATCAGTTGCCAAGCCTGTATTGAACACCAAAATTTAAAAACAGAAATTGAAGCCAGAAAACAAGCTGAACAACAACTTATTCAGCAATCTTTGTTAGATCCACTGACGGGCTTAGCAAATAGAAAAATGTTTATTATAAAACTCACCGAAACCATTACTAATACATTAAACAATGGAAAATTTGGTGCAGTTTTTTTTATTGATTTAGACCGCTTTAAAGTGATCAATGACAGCTTAGGACATAATATTGGTGATCAAGTTTTAAAGTTTGTCGGCCAGCGATTCTTAAAGTTTGCTGATGACAACAACACCATAGCAAGAATGGGTGGGGATGAATTTGTGCTGCTCGCTAACAATTTATCTAATGACAAAGATATTGCTAAAGCTAAGGCTACGGCCATAGCTGAAAAACTATCAACACAAATAGCCAAACCTATTTATATTGGTGAAAACACTCTTAGCGTGTCAATAAGTACAGGAATAAGCCTTATCCCCTTAGAAAATCCGCAGGTACAATCCATTGAGCAGCAAGTAAACTTAATTATACGTAATGCTGATATAGCCATGTATAGCATTAAGCACGCAAATCGTAATGGCTTTAATTTTTTCAATAAAAACCTGCAATCTCTTTCTGAACAACACACTCAAGTAGAGAAACACCTAAAATTGGCCATTGAACGTCACGAACTTGAAGTTAATTACCAACCATTAGTAGACAAAACCGGCCAAATATTTGGCGCAGAAGCTTTATTAAGGTGGAATAACAAAATACTCGGCCAAGTCAGTCCAGTACAATTCATTCCAGTTGCAGAAGAGTCTGGTTTAATTATCGAAATTGGTAAATGGGTATTGGTAGAAGCATGCAAACTACACAATCAATTACATGCCGAAAACCCAGACACTAAATTCAAATATATCAGTGTTAATGTCAGTCCAAGGCAATTTAATCAAGCTAGTTTTGTACAAGATGTAATCAATATATTAGAAAAATTTAATATTCAAGGTCAGCACATCAGAATTGAAATCACTGAAGGTGTAGCGATGGATAATATCGAACTTGCTATACATAAAATCCGAGCACTTAGAGAGTTTGGTATTGAATGTATGTTAGATGATTTTGGTAGTGGTTATTCATCCTTATCTTATTTGAATAAACTGCCTTTAAAAACCATCAAAATTGACCGCAGTTTTGTCAGTAATATTGATAGTTCTGAATACCATCAAGTTATAATTCATGCAGTGCAAGAAATATGTCGCTACTCACAACTGGAATGTATTGCTGAAGGCGTAGAAACTCAAACTGAATTCGATTATTTAGCAACTCAAGGGTTTAATGCCTACCAAGGATATTACTTTCACAAGCCGATGCCTGTGAAAGCATTTTTACACTCTCTTTTATTGTGA
- a CDS encoding TatD family hydrolase — protein MYWCDIGVNFTDNRLAVEPVLARAVDAKVQQIIITGTSEALSCEALDLTRSHPTHLFATAGVHPHHSKEFNSKTLDTLRQLASSPQVVAIGECGLDFNRNFSSPEQQLHAFEQQLKLACELQLPVFLHERDAFEQQIKLLEKYQTELVGGVAHCFTGNRQQMSKYLDLGFYIGITGWVCDPKRGESLRHAIQELPIQRLLLETDAPYLRPKGLANNRKLDKGNNEPAYLPYVAEQVATIMNVDINTLNQACITNTQSLFGLPKVESQDDY, from the coding sequence ATGTATTGGTGTGATATTGGTGTCAACTTTACAGATAATAGACTTGCAGTTGAACCTGTATTGGCTAGAGCTGTTGATGCCAAGGTTCAGCAAATCATAATCACAGGTACTTCGGAAGCATTAAGTTGTGAAGCATTAGATCTCACTCGGTCTCATCCCACTCATTTATTTGCTACTGCCGGTGTTCATCCCCATCATAGTAAAGAATTCAACAGCAAAACCTTAGATACCTTACGCCAACTAGCTAGTTCGCCACAAGTGGTGGCAATTGGCGAATGTGGCTTAGATTTTAATCGCAATTTTTCATCTCCAGAACAACAACTACATGCTTTTGAACAGCAACTAAAATTAGCCTGTGAACTTCAGTTACCAGTCTTTTTACATGAAAGAGACGCTTTCGAACAACAAATTAAATTACTCGAAAAATACCAAACTGAGTTAGTAGGAGGCGTAGCTCACTGCTTTACCGGTAATCGTCAGCAAATGTCTAAATACCTCGATTTGGGATTCTATATAGGTATAACCGGTTGGGTATGTGATCCCAAAAGAGGTGAGTCATTAAGGCATGCAATACAAGAGTTGCCCATTCAGCGTTTGTTATTAGAAACAGACGCCCCTTATCTACGTCCCAAAGGGTTAGCAAATAATAGGAAACTAGATAAAGGCAATAATGAACCTGCCTATTTACCTTACGTTGCTGAACAAGTGGCGACAATAATGAACGTTGACATCAATACCCTTAATCAAGCTTGCATAACTAATACTCAGTCACTTTTTGGCTTGCCGAAAGTAGAGAGCCAAGATGACTACTGA
- a CDS encoding guanosine-5'-triphosphate,3'-diphosphate pyrophosphatase: MNNIPTVSSFAQPEQLYAAVDLGSNSFHMVVVRVSAGSVQIIGKVKQKVRLAAGLDENMYLDQDSLERGWDCLKVFAERLQDIPLSNIKIVGTATLRLATNADVFIKRAEEILHHKLNVIDGLEEARQIYLGVAYTSANQGNSLVIDIGGASTEVIVGNDMTPIHLVSLNMGCVTYKERFFTDGTISQAAFNQAIEQAKILLEPVIDDFLSFNWQQCLGASGTPQAITEILVTQGISDSIRLDYLHNLKQQCIDCGTLDSLQIDGLTEARKIIFPSGLAILIALFEQLNIQEMQISGGALREGLIYGMLDNMQQNDRRTQTLEQTIERFHIESTHANRVKNLSLSLFKLVQKQVDLGKVDCEPMLIAGAMLCELGMHIEYKQHHMHGAYILKYLPMVGYTEQQRMGIKTLVQSHRQDIQLDLFESFHPDVRNALQILTRIIRLACILSIRRKDHLLAEFSFIIENEKWLLQFPENWLKSHPLIDAELANEKWQQHKVGWKLECI; this comes from the coding sequence ATGAATAATATCCCAACTGTTTCTTCTTTTGCTCAACCTGAGCAGTTATATGCCGCAGTAGATTTAGGCTCTAATAGCTTCCATATGGTAGTTGTTAGGGTCTCTGCGGGTAGTGTACAAATAATTGGTAAAGTAAAACAAAAAGTTCGTTTAGCCGCTGGGTTAGATGAAAATATGTACCTTGACCAAGATAGCCTTGAACGTGGCTGGGACTGTTTAAAAGTGTTTGCCGAACGCTTACAAGATATTCCTTTATCTAATATTAAAATTGTTGGCACTGCCACCTTACGCTTAGCCACAAATGCTGATGTATTTATCAAACGTGCGGAAGAGATTTTACATCACAAACTAAACGTAATTGATGGTTTAGAAGAAGCCCGACAGATATATCTAGGCGTAGCTTACACTTCTGCCAATCAAGGTAACTCCTTAGTTATCGACATAGGTGGAGCCAGTACTGAGGTGATAGTCGGTAACGACATGACCCCCATTCATTTGGTTAGTCTAAATATGGGCTGTGTCACCTACAAAGAGCGATTTTTTACCGATGGTACAATTTCACAAGCGGCATTTAATCAAGCCATAGAGCAAGCAAAGATATTACTAGAACCAGTAATAGATGACTTCTTAAGCTTTAATTGGCAACAATGTTTAGGCGCATCGGGTACTCCTCAAGCCATAACCGAAATTTTGGTCACGCAAGGAATAAGTGACTCTATTCGTTTAGACTATTTACATAATTTAAAACAGCAATGTATAGACTGTGGCACTTTAGATTCATTACAAATTGATGGTTTAACTGAAGCCAGAAAAATAATATTCCCCAGTGGTTTGGCGATCTTAATTGCCTTATTTGAACAATTAAACATTCAAGAAATGCAGATTTCAGGTGGCGCGCTGCGAGAAGGTTTAATCTATGGCATGTTAGATAACATGCAGCAAAATGATAGACGTACCCAAACGTTAGAACAAACCATTGAAAGGTTTCATATTGAGTCAACTCACGCTAATAGAGTAAAAAACTTATCTTTAAGTTTATTTAAACTGGTTCAGAAGCAAGTAGATTTGGGCAAGGTGGATTGTGAACCCATGTTAATTGCAGGCGCTATGTTATGTGAATTAGGCATGCACATAGAGTATAAACAACATCATATGCATGGCGCATACATTTTAAAGTACTTGCCTATGGTCGGTTATACAGAGCAACAACGCATGGGCATTAAAACCTTAGTGCAAAGTCATAGACAAGACATTCAGCTTGATTTGTTTGAGTCATTTCATCCTGATGTGCGAAATGCCTTACAAATATTAACACGCATCATACGCTTGGCTTGTATCTTATCTATCCGTCGTAAAGATCATCTACTCGCTGAGTTTAGTTTCATTATCGAAAACGAAAAATGGCTATTGCAATTCCCTGAAAATTGGTTGAAATCTCATCCTTTAATTGATGCTGAACTAGCTAATGAAAAATGGCAGCAACATAAAGTCGGGTGGAAATTAGAGTGTATTTAG
- a CDS encoding FIST signal transduction protein, whose amino-acid sequence MNQLFGSVKYSSEVNEYTLQAMLEKALSQKPTGLFILCCEQSLNQLNSFESFLQSIPIPVFGGAFPSVLYDQQAQEQGIIFVAMHMPLDIRVFHDLDQAKAFELSFNLAEYQSLIVLVDGLSRNIEDALNQIFLQTDSDIAVFGGGAGSLSFQQKPCIFTNQGVFDNTIVMVAMQLKVSLAIGHGWQPLAGPYLANQVDDNHIVQLNFQPALEVYQQVVEEHSGKKFSDHEFFDLAKTYPFGIERLDDDLLVRESLTFEETSLVCVGRVPENVMLYILGGQPQQLINAAANAVEIHAKKSTISQAMLFDCAGRKLFLADEFDSELEQITSSLNSKNKLFGALVLGEIASGQCGGIHFHNKTAVIAMTKDDQ is encoded by the coding sequence ATGAATCAACTCTTTGGTTCCGTGAAATATTCATCCGAGGTAAATGAATATACCTTACAGGCCATGCTTGAAAAAGCTTTATCACAAAAGCCTACAGGGTTATTTATTTTATGTTGTGAGCAAAGTCTAAATCAGTTAAATTCTTTTGAGTCATTTTTACAGTCGATACCTATTCCAGTATTTGGCGGTGCTTTTCCTTCGGTTTTGTATGATCAACAAGCACAAGAACAAGGCATTATTTTTGTGGCTATGCACATGCCTTTAGATATCAGAGTTTTTCACGACTTAGACCAAGCTAAGGCCTTTGAACTTTCTTTTAACCTAGCAGAATACCAATCACTAATAGTCTTAGTCGACGGGCTTTCTCGTAATATCGAAGATGCTTTAAATCAAATTTTTCTACAAACCGACTCCGATATTGCGGTATTTGGTGGTGGAGCTGGATCTTTAAGCTTTCAACAAAAACCTTGTATCTTTACTAATCAGGGCGTGTTTGATAATACAATTGTAATGGTTGCTATGCAGCTGAAAGTGAGTTTAGCCATCGGTCATGGTTGGCAACCTTTAGCTGGCCCCTATTTAGCCAATCAAGTAGACGACAACCATATTGTGCAGCTTAATTTTCAACCTGCACTAGAGGTATACCAACAAGTAGTAGAAGAACATAGTGGGAAGAAGTTCAGCGACCACGAATTTTTCGACTTAGCCAAAACTTACCCATTTGGGATTGAACGATTAGATGACGATTTGCTAGTACGGGAGTCCCTTACATTTGAAGAAACTAGCCTAGTTTGTGTAGGTAGAGTACCTGAAAATGTCATGTTATATATTTTAGGTGGGCAACCACAACAACTGATTAATGCTGCAGCTAACGCGGTAGAAATACATGCTAAAAAATCAACTATTTCCCAAGCTATGTTATTTGATTGCGCTGGCCGAAAATTATTCTTAGCTGATGAGTTTGACTCTGAACTTGAACAAATCACTTCTTCACTTAATAGTAAAAATAAACTTTTTGGTGCCTTAGTATTAGGCGAAATTGCTTCAGGGCAATGTGGCGGCATACATTTTCATAATAAAACTGCGGTTATTGCTATGACTAAAGATGACCAATAA
- the ubiB gene encoding ubiquinone biosynthesis regulatory protein kinase UbiB, translating into MRVFRLYHINKVMLEHGLDEMVPNKWLPWYAKLGRGLFFWLANKHKDKSEGARIRLALQTLGPVFIKFGQMLSTRKDLLPADIAKELSILQDQVEPFDSEQAQQIIRHALGLESIEQLFSEFDTKPLASASIAQVHSAKLKSNNADVVVKVIRPNIKQTIQSDIELMRTLASVLQKVLPDGKRLRPVEVVEEYERTIIDELDLTHEAANGIQFKQNFENSPALYVPKIYSDYCHKNVMVMERIYGTPISDIEQLTARNTNLKRLAERGVEVFFTQVFRDSFFHADMHPGNIFVAYENPQDPQYITIDFGIVGTLTREDKRYLAENFIAFFNSNYRKVAELHVDSGWVPSDTDIDDFEASIRKVCEPIFKKPLAEIEFSNVLLQLFNTARRFNMVIQPQLVLLQKTLLYIEGLGRQLYPQLDLWQTAKPFLENWLKEQIGFKAMYNKVSANLPYWSEKLPEIPDLIYDSLKQVKTLPEQQRLQFEKQQLQLKQQHRSSQLVMVGCSLIIVASILPIYQNLWWPSMTCAGVGILSWLVAWNIKKI; encoded by the coding sequence GTGAGAGTTTTTCGCCTATATCATATTAATAAAGTGATGCTAGAACATGGCTTAGATGAAATGGTCCCTAATAAATGGCTACCTTGGTATGCAAAATTAGGTAGAGGGTTATTTTTTTGGCTGGCGAATAAACACAAGGATAAATCTGAAGGTGCCCGTATTCGCTTAGCGTTGCAGACCTTAGGCCCAGTATTTATAAAGTTTGGTCAAATGTTGTCGACACGCAAAGATTTGTTGCCTGCAGATATCGCTAAAGAGTTAAGTATTTTACAAGATCAAGTGGAGCCCTTTGACAGCGAACAAGCACAGCAAATTATTCGTCATGCATTAGGCCTAGAATCAATTGAGCAATTATTCAGTGAGTTTGACACTAAACCTTTGGCTTCAGCATCTATAGCGCAAGTACATTCGGCCAAATTAAAAAGTAATAATGCAGATGTGGTGGTTAAGGTTATTCGACCTAACATCAAACAAACCATTCAATCTGATATTGAACTGATGCGCACTTTAGCCAGTGTGTTACAAAAGGTATTACCTGACGGTAAACGTCTGCGACCAGTGGAAGTTGTGGAAGAATACGAACGCACCATAATCGATGAGTTAGATTTAACGCATGAAGCGGCCAATGGTATTCAGTTCAAACAAAACTTTGAAAATTCTCCGGCCTTATACGTGCCTAAAATCTATAGCGATTATTGCCATAAGAACGTTATGGTGATGGAACGTATTTATGGCACACCTATATCAGACATAGAGCAACTTACAGCGCGCAATACCAATTTAAAAAGATTAGCTGAGCGTGGTGTAGAAGTTTTTTTCACCCAAGTGTTCCGTGATAGTTTTTTTCACGCGGATATGCACCCTGGTAATATTTTTGTCGCGTACGAAAACCCACAAGATCCTCAATACATCACTATAGATTTTGGCATAGTAGGTACTTTAACTCGTGAAGATAAGCGGTATTTAGCTGAAAACTTTATTGCCTTTTTTAATAGTAATTACCGCAAAGTAGCAGAGTTACACGTGGATTCTGGATGGGTACCTTCAGACACAGACATAGATGATTTTGAAGCGTCTATTCGTAAGGTGTGTGAGCCCATATTTAAAAAACCTCTGGCAGAAATTGAATTTAGTAATGTGTTATTACAACTGTTTAATACCGCTAGACGATTCAATATGGTGATCCAACCACAGCTAGTGTTATTGCAAAAAACCTTACTATATATTGAGGGCTTGGGCCGCCAGTTGTACCCACAACTTGATTTATGGCAAACGGCTAAGCCTTTTTTAGAAAATTGGTTAAAAGAACAAATTGGTTTTAAAGCCATGTATAACAAGGTTTCAGCAAACTTACCTTATTGGTCTGAAAAACTACCCGAGATCCCAGATTTAATTTATGACTCTTTAAAACAGGTGAAAACCTTACCTGAACAACAAAGATTGCAGTTTGAGAAACAACAACTACAACTTAAACAACAACACAGAAGTAGCCAATTGGTGATGGTAGGCTGCAGTTTAATTATAGTAGCCAGTATTTTACCTATCTATCAAAATTTATGGTGGCCGAGTATGACCTGTGCAGGTGTTGGGATTTTGAGTTGGCTTGTGGCATGGAATATAAAGAAAATTTAG
- the tatB gene encoding Sec-independent protein translocase protein TatB, with product MFDIGFFELLIIAGLALVVLGPERLPGAVRSTMKTIRNIKGMANGFKQEVEQQFKIHELHENLKKAEQQNLENLSPELQESVDELRNAAKSVQKPYSKE from the coding sequence ATGTTTGATATTGGCTTTTTTGAACTGCTGATTATAGCAGGGTTAGCATTAGTGGTATTAGGGCCTGAAAGATTGCCTGGTGCTGTGCGTTCTACGATGAAAACTATCCGCAATATTAAAGGTATGGCGAATGGTTTTAAGCAAGAAGTCGAGCAGCAATTTAAAATTCATGAATTGCACGAAAACTTAAAAAAAGCAGAACAACAAAATTTAGAAAATTTGTCTCCTGAATTACAAGAATCTGTTGATGAACTTCGTAATGCAGCTAAATCCGTACAAAAACCCTATTCTAAAGAGTAA
- a CDS encoding diguanylate cyclase yields MTTEFFKFGFNRQSVIAVSCSGIFLLVFFSILGTQEADFVLGLLFGLLSAMGLLNFFVYLYSQLYRFIIYSLLVLTWGLALAIFYGIDERFIWPDNLWLQQHGLNIFVNLSLFFSVIFSYFFLNFSFHNKVVSLIIKAVVSLLLLNFVIGFFLSQQQLLIDLTICLSVSTLLILSIGTWLWKKNIFMAKSYTLAWSVFLICAGLSTLDYLQIMSVPQYTLLLGAVIKTCWLTLTMVLGHYQHKQELLNKKIVSLENDSEFFQTEIESLNAKEQSTENLEYSMQERTLELEVALRELSEKNRELEEKNTLDALTGIRNRSFFDKKYQAEVRRSRREQTQLSIVMIDIDHFKKVNDNYGHLVGDECIKIVANTIQSSLKRPSDDVCRYGGEEFSLILPNTELSGAVALVEKIRVKIEETVIQLDKVSVKITVSAGIGSGIADLSQAEESILALADQQLYKAKHAGRNQVMASNTLEQVSQE; encoded by the coding sequence ATGACTACTGAGTTTTTTAAGTTCGGCTTTAATAGACAATCTGTAATTGCAGTCAGCTGTAGTGGCATATTTTTATTGGTATTTTTTAGCATATTAGGTACTCAAGAAGCAGATTTTGTATTGGGATTATTATTTGGTTTATTGAGCGCGATGGGTTTACTCAATTTTTTTGTCTATTTATATAGTCAATTATACCGGTTTATTATTTACAGCTTGTTAGTGTTAACTTGGGGCTTAGCGCTAGCTATTTTTTATGGTATTGATGAACGATTTATTTGGCCAGATAACTTATGGCTACAGCAGCATGGATTAAATATTTTTGTCAACTTGAGCCTTTTTTTCTCGGTTATTTTTAGTTATTTTTTCTTAAACTTTTCGTTTCATAATAAAGTGGTCAGCTTGATCATTAAAGCTGTTGTTAGTTTGTTGTTATTGAACTTTGTAATAGGTTTTTTCCTGTCTCAGCAGCAGTTACTTATTGATTTAACTATTTGTCTATCTGTTAGTACCTTGTTAATTCTGAGCATAGGAACTTGGTTGTGGAAGAAAAATATTTTCATGGCTAAAAGTTACACCTTAGCTTGGAGTGTATTTCTAATTTGTGCCGGGTTGTCTACTTTAGATTATTTGCAAATAATGTCAGTTCCTCAATATACCTTATTGCTTGGTGCTGTGATTAAAACCTGCTGGTTAACCTTGACTATGGTTTTAGGGCATTACCAGCATAAACAAGAATTGCTGAATAAAAAGATCGTTTCTTTAGAAAATGATAGTGAATTTTTTCAAACTGAAATTGAGTCTTTAAATGCTAAAGAGCAGTCGACTGAAAATCTAGAATATTCCATGCAAGAACGAACCTTAGAGCTAGAGGTGGCATTACGTGAGTTATCAGAAAAAAATCGTGAATTAGAGGAAAAAAATACTCTAGATGCATTAACCGGTATTCGTAACCGCAGTTTCTTTGATAAAAAATATCAAGCTGAAGTTCGGCGTAGTCGCCGAGAACAGACACAGTTATCTATTGTGATGATAGATATCGATCACTTTAAAAAAGTAAACGATAACTATGGGCATTTAGTGGGCGATGAATGTATTAAAATAGTTGCCAATACTATTCAATCATCGTTAAAAAGGCCAAGCGATGATGTCTGCCGTTATGGTGGTGAAGAGTTTTCACTTATTTTACCTAATACTGAATTGTCAGGCGCCGTCGCTTTAGTTGAGAAAATCCGTGTTAAAATTGAGGAAACAGTTATTCAGTTAGATAAGGTTTCGGTCAAAATTACAGTCAGTGCTGGAATAGGCAGCGGGATCGCAGATCTCTCACAAGCAGAAGAATCCATTTTAGCGCTAGCAGATCAGCAATTATATAAAGCCAAACACGCAGGTAGAAACCAAGTGATGGCGAGTAATACACTAGAACAAGTTTCACAGGAATAA
- the tatC gene encoding twin-arginine translocase subunit TatC: MAEANSLVAHLIELRSRVIKAFLSVLVVFICLAYFAQDLYHWLATPLLDTLPEHAEMIATDVASPFFAPFKLTMVLSFFIAIPMVFYQIWGFVAPGLYKNEKRLVAPLLFSSTLLFYLGMAFAYYVVFPLAFAFFTSVAPEGVVINTDISSYLNFVLKIFFAFGLSFEIPVAIVLMCWTGMTTPAALRAKRPYVIVGVFVVGMLLTPPDIISQTLLAIPMWILYEFGIVVGGIYSRKKVEIDEQEENS, encoded by the coding sequence ATGGCTGAAGCAAATAGCTTAGTTGCACATTTAATTGAGCTTAGAAGTCGCGTAATCAAAGCATTTTTAAGTGTCTTAGTTGTTTTTATCTGTTTGGCTTATTTTGCCCAAGATCTGTATCACTGGTTGGCAACACCATTATTAGATACTCTTCCTGAACATGCAGAAATGATAGCAACTGATGTTGCTTCACCTTTTTTTGCACCATTTAAATTAACTATGGTGCTATCATTTTTTATTGCTATCCCTATGGTTTTTTATCAAATTTGGGGGTTTGTGGCTCCTGGGTTATACAAAAATGAAAAACGCCTAGTCGCTCCATTGTTATTTTCTAGTACCCTATTATTTTATTTAGGGATGGCTTTTGCCTATTATGTGGTTTTTCCTCTAGCCTTTGCTTTTTTTACTAGTGTCGCCCCCGAAGGAGTGGTGATTAATACTGATATCAGTAGTTACCTTAATTTTGTATTAAAAATATTTTTTGCCTTTGGGTTATCATTTGAAATTCCTGTCGCCATAGTACTGATGTGTTGGACTGGCATGACAACTCCAGCAGCGTTAAGAGCTAAGCGTCCCTATGTGATTGTTGGTGTATTTGTGGTGGGCATGTTGTTAACGCCTCCAGATATTATCTCGCAAACCTTACTTGCTATACCTATGTGGATTTTGTACGAGTTTGGTATTGTGGTTGGTGGAATTTATTCTCGTAAAAAAGTTGAAATTGATGAGCAGGAAGAAAATTCATAG
- the hemB gene encoding porphobilinogen synthase: MHEQFPLSRMRRLRKQDFTRRLMAENSLSVNDLIYPMFVLEGDNQKELVPSMPGVERLSIDLLVKEAHELAELGIPAIAIFPVTPADVKSLCASEAFNPQGLAQRAVRAIKAAVPQLGVITDVALDPFTSHGQDGLIDESGYVLNDETIEVLIKQALSHAEAGADIVAPSDMMDGRIGAIRQALEENGYINTCIMAYSAKYASSYYGPFRDAVGSSGNIKGGDKKSYQMDPANSDEALREIALDLQEGADMVMVKPGMPYLDIVRRCKDEFKVPTFAYQVSGEYAMHKAAFINGWLNEEQVILESLLAFKRAGADGILTYFAKQAAQLLAD; encoded by the coding sequence ATGCACGAACAATTTCCCCTAAGTCGTATGCGCAGATTGCGTAAACAAGATTTCACTCGTCGATTAATGGCTGAAAACTCATTGTCAGTAAATGATTTAATTTACCCTATGTTTGTTCTTGAAGGTGACAATCAAAAAGAACTTGTACCTTCTATGCCTGGTGTAGAGCGACTGTCTATCGACTTATTAGTCAAAGAGGCCCATGAGTTAGCTGAGTTAGGGATCCCTGCGATTGCAATTTTCCCTGTTACCCCAGCTGATGTTAAATCGTTATGTGCTAGTGAAGCTTTCAATCCTCAAGGCTTAGCTCAACGAGCCGTTCGGGCCATAAAAGCCGCTGTACCTCAGTTAGGCGTGATAACCGATGTTGCCCTAGACCCTTTTACCTCTCATGGTCAAGATGGCCTAATTGACGAGTCTGGTTACGTATTAAATGATGAAACGATTGAGGTGTTAATTAAACAAGCCTTGTCTCATGCAGAAGCCGGGGCTGATATTGTTGCGCCCTCCGATATGATGGATGGCCGAATTGGTGCCATACGTCAAGCATTGGAAGAAAATGGTTATATAAATACTTGTATCATGGCTTATTCGGCTAAATATGCATCAAGTTATTATGGACCTTTTAGAGATGCGGTCGGCTCTTCTGGTAACATTAAAGGCGGTGATAAGAAGAGTTATCAAATGGATCCTGCCAACTCAGATGAAGCACTTCGAGAGATTGCTCTAGATCTACAAGAAGGGGCTGATATGGTGATGGTAAAACCCGGTATGCCATATTTAGATATTGTTAGACGTTGTAAAGACGAATTCAAAGTGCCCACTTTTGCTTATCAAGTGAGTGGTGAATACGCTATGCATAAGGCCGCTTTTATCAACGGCTGGTTAAACGAAGAGCAAGTTATTTTAGAATCCTTGTTAGCTTTCAAACGGGCTGGTGCAGATGGTATTTTGACTTATTTTGCTAAACAAGCTGCTCAGTTATTAGCCGATTAG